A single region of the Bdellovibrio sp. GT3 genome encodes:
- a CDS encoding response regulator transcription factor, with protein MDKNLKNVLLIEDSREMQAIVRHSISDVCLLKHVGTAAEGRNELDLGIYSLLLLDVSLPDADGFEFCASLRKEKRYLDLPVIFLTGKTDLAQKVQGFEAGGDDYITKPFEPEELRARVKGKLSRIKEFGSSFSLAGYRVDFSMQKIFEMNEEGVEQALPLTPLEFKIFSHLLKNSGKVFSRKNLLELFWADSLHISNHTVDTHISSLRKKMGERGGLIRSVFKQGYTFEPLNESQRDVSV; from the coding sequence ATGGACAAGAATCTGAAGAATGTGCTTCTAATTGAGGATTCCAGGGAGATGCAGGCAATAGTCCGTCATTCGATTTCGGATGTTTGCCTCTTGAAGCACGTGGGAACTGCGGCAGAGGGCCGGAACGAACTGGATCTGGGAATTTATTCGTTACTACTTTTGGATGTCTCTTTACCTGATGCAGATGGATTTGAGTTTTGTGCAAGTCTGCGCAAAGAAAAAAGATACCTGGATTTGCCAGTGATTTTTTTAACGGGAAAGACCGATTTGGCACAAAAGGTTCAAGGGTTTGAAGCGGGCGGTGATGACTACATTACCAAACCCTTTGAGCCCGAAGAACTAAGGGCACGGGTTAAAGGTAAACTTAGTCGGATCAAGGAATTCGGAAGTTCCTTCAGTTTGGCGGGATACCGTGTGGATTTTTCGATGCAAAAGATTTTTGAGATGAATGAGGAAGGTGTTGAACAAGCACTGCCGCTGACGCCGCTCGAGTTCAAAATTTTCAGTCACCTTTTGAAAAATTCCGGAAAAGTTTTCTCTCGCAAGAACCTGTTGGAGCTATTCTGGGCAGACAGTCTGCATATTTCCAATCATACCGTCGACACCCATATTTCCTCACTCAGAAAGAAGATGGGTGAGCGGGGAGGGTTGATTCGATCCGTCTTTAAACAGGGATATACATTTGAACCTCTGAATGAATCTCAAAGGGATGTCTCAGTCTGA
- a CDS encoding 2-oxo acid dehydrogenase subunit E2 yields the protein MKAKLTLSKGGSAFRKIAMGSWHKAGDPSVYGLLEIDMTKALEYMKSYETATGTKLSISHLVGKAAATAMKERPEINGMIRFNRIYLRDQVDVFYQVNIPGNPEDPVGKATLTGVVVRAAENMTAGQIAQELANKSKAIKGGATSELTKSLDAMKFMPWGLMRMILNITSFLNYDLGINLTWAGMPRDAFGSIMITNIGGMGADTAWAPLVAYSKVPILLTVGQIKQRAWVSETGAVEARPVARIGVTFDHRFMDGTHAAALQKIFEKCFAEPEKYFGQVAENSYPKLSAFPLKMA from the coding sequence ATGAAAGCAAAACTAACATTATCTAAAGGTGGCTCGGCATTTCGCAAAATCGCGATGGGATCATGGCATAAAGCTGGTGATCCTTCGGTGTATGGCTTGTTGGAAATCGACATGACCAAAGCGCTGGAATATATGAAGTCCTACGAGACAGCCACCGGAACCAAACTTTCCATTTCTCATCTTGTCGGCAAGGCAGCTGCAACAGCAATGAAGGAGCGGCCTGAAATTAACGGCATGATTCGCTTCAATCGAATTTACCTGCGTGATCAGGTCGATGTTTTTTATCAGGTGAATATCCCTGGCAATCCTGAAGATCCAGTGGGCAAAGCAACTTTGACGGGCGTTGTGGTCAGGGCCGCAGAAAACATGACGGCAGGACAGATCGCTCAGGAGTTGGCTAATAAGTCCAAGGCAATCAAGGGCGGAGCTACAAGTGAACTGACTAAATCCCTTGATGCAATGAAGTTCATGCCCTGGGGACTGATGCGCATGATTCTGAATATCACATCATTCTTAAATTACGATTTGGGGATCAATCTTACCTGGGCCGGAATGCCACGAGACGCTTTCGGTTCAATTATGATCACGAATATCGGCGGGATGGGTGCTGACACCGCGTGGGCTCCACTGGTGGCATATTCAAAAGTGCCGATTTTGCTGACGGTGGGGCAGATTAAACAACGTGCCTGGGTCAGTGAAACAGGCGCTGTTGAAGCAAGACCGGTCGCACGTATTGGCGTGACTTTTGATCATCGTTTTATGGACGGGACGCATGCTGCAGCTTTGCAGAAGATATTTGAAAAATGCTTTGCTGAGCCTGAGAAATACTTTGGCCAAGTCGCAGAAAATTCATATCCAAAGCTTTCGGCGTTTCCTTTGAAGATGGCCTAA
- a CDS encoding ATP-binding protein, with the protein MGKKNGREYHSKTSFFLAFAGFCILVIIGVTIFYSGRQLHLASLWRKHTYEVLTEVQKTKANLEESKVTLSAMFIDPKISQEPFNNAQLALQRNLDTLSKLASDNPTQAGRIQRLKSLIATKSAIWQRFAAELQHNGKILTDEKYRSLLTSAETSEIHRLISDIETDEQTLLTQRSGKLESQFINTCILVSLGIGVSFLLFFLSTRLLSNQIRMRESIEAELEVARTKALEASNMKSVFLANMSHEIRTPLNGIIGMLKLFEQTPLNSRQQDYFETIKTSSNALLSLINEILDLSKIESGKLQLEETNFELSSLVRSAVSIVEYSARMKNLEIKIEIDPTVPEFLTGDPLRLRQVLLNLINNAIKFSEQGIIKVRITPKGPDAEGSMHLLFEVIDQGVGFDDDTRKKLFKSFTQGDSSTTRKYGGTGLGLAISKQIVEMMRGKIDVDSVKGIGSRFYFDVNLGVPSTDATISRMANLKPTSMIRGHILIAEDNLINQKVVSEMLATMGCTSRTAENGNAAIAALLSEKFDLVLMDAQMPVLDGYEATRRIRKGQAGDDNRAIPILATTANAIKGDIEQCLESGMNDYISKPISYNDLMFKINKWIIQGQHAANPQSLSLLNTEEKRNGHTLLKEVVDIFNQDSPAHIAQMREALSKGDFALLPKLAHNLKSSAAVLGALRLKEIAERIEKIDLASTNIQQMTLLVDSLENELILVQEYLGKHVRAQYPPEQNL; encoded by the coding sequence ATGGGAAAGAAAAACGGTCGCGAATACCATTCAAAAACCTCGTTCTTCCTCGCTTTTGCCGGATTTTGCATTCTGGTAATTATCGGCGTCACGATCTTCTATAGCGGTCGCCAATTGCACCTGGCTTCCTTGTGGCGCAAACACACCTACGAAGTCCTGACTGAAGTTCAGAAAACCAAAGCGAACCTGGAGGAAAGCAAGGTCACTCTTTCCGCGATGTTTATTGATCCGAAGATATCCCAGGAACCATTCAATAATGCGCAACTGGCACTGCAAAGAAATCTTGATACACTGTCAAAACTCGCAAGTGACAACCCCACACAGGCAGGTCGCATTCAGCGCTTAAAATCCTTAATCGCAACAAAATCCGCAATATGGCAGCGTTTCGCAGCCGAGCTTCAACACAACGGCAAGATACTCACTGATGAGAAATACAGATCCCTTCTGACTTCTGCTGAAACCTCTGAAATCCATCGCCTTATTTCTGATATTGAAACCGACGAGCAAACTTTGTTGACCCAGCGTTCAGGAAAATTGGAATCCCAATTTATCAATACATGTATCCTGGTGTCCCTGGGAATCGGGGTTTCATTTCTACTTTTCTTCCTCTCAACCCGCCTGCTAAGCAACCAGATTCGTATGCGCGAATCGATTGAGGCGGAACTTGAAGTGGCTCGAACCAAAGCTCTGGAAGCATCAAATATGAAGTCCGTATTCCTCGCAAACATGAGTCACGAGATTCGCACTCCGTTAAATGGAATCATTGGCATGTTGAAGTTATTTGAACAGACACCACTTAATTCACGTCAGCAGGATTACTTTGAAACCATTAAAACCTCCTCGAATGCACTTCTGTCACTGATCAATGAGATTCTGGATTTATCAAAAATTGAGTCGGGAAAACTCCAACTGGAAGAAACCAACTTCGAACTATCCTCTTTGGTGCGAAGTGCCGTGTCCATTGTCGAATACTCTGCCCGAATGAAAAATCTTGAAATTAAAATCGAAATCGATCCAACCGTGCCCGAGTTCCTGACAGGCGATCCCTTGCGATTGCGCCAGGTTTTGCTGAATCTGATAAACAACGCCATAAAATTTTCAGAGCAGGGCATCATTAAAGTTCGCATCACACCCAAAGGCCCTGATGCCGAGGGATCAATGCATTTGCTCTTTGAAGTCATTGATCAAGGTGTCGGCTTTGATGATGACACCCGTAAAAAACTATTTAAAAGCTTCACTCAAGGGGACAGTTCCACAACTCGAAAATACGGCGGTACTGGATTGGGACTCGCTATTTCCAAACAAATCGTGGAAATGATGAGAGGCAAGATAGACGTAGACAGCGTCAAGGGCATTGGTTCGCGCTTTTACTTTGATGTAAATCTGGGAGTGCCCTCAACCGATGCCACTATCAGCAGAATGGCAAATCTTAAACCAACCTCGATGATTCGCGGTCACATCCTTATAGCTGAAGACAATCTGATAAATCAGAAAGTGGTCAGCGAAATGCTGGCAACAATGGGATGCACCAGTCGCACTGCCGAAAACGGCAATGCTGCGATAGCCGCTCTACTTTCTGAAAAATTCGATCTTGTTCTGATGGATGCTCAAATGCCGGTGCTGGACGGATACGAGGCCACCCGAAGAATACGCAAAGGTCAGGCTGGTGACGACAACCGGGCTATTCCCATTCTTGCAACCACGGCCAATGCCATCAAAGGCGACATCGAGCAGTGCCTGGAATCCGGTATGAATGACTATATCAGCAAGCCGATTTCTTATAACGATCTCATGTTCAAAATTAACAAATGGATTATTCAGGGACAGCACGCTGCAAATCCTCAGAGCCTGAGCCTTCTTAATACTGAAGAAAAAAGAAATGGTCATACCTTGCTTAAGGAAGTCGTGGACATTTTCAACCAGGACAGCCCGGCACACATTGCACAAATGCGCGAAGCCCTGTCCAAAGGTGATTTCGCACTTTTGCCAAAACTTGCACACAACTTGAAGTCGTCAGCTGCAGTACTGGGAGCGCTCCGCCTGAAAGAAATTGCTGAGCGTATTGAAAAGATTGATCTGGCATCGACCAATATTCAGCAGATGACTCTGCTCGTGGATTCATTGGAAAATGAATTAATTCTGGTGCAGGAATACCTGGGCAAACATGTTCGCGCCCAGTATCCCCCAGAACAAAATCTTTAG